In a single window of the Schistocerca americana isolate TAMUIC-IGC-003095 chromosome X, iqSchAmer2.1, whole genome shotgun sequence genome:
- the LOC124555928 gene encoding uncharacterized protein LOC124555928 — MEMFEKTKAYFETCRTEENFVSFLTDSKELAAELELEDLTLPRISVSRRRSKKPIHFTYQGRNETIDDPPKRYKIEFYYYLLDIVTTSLDRRFNQLKSHCDYFDFLYIDELKNAHPDSLDTKCRNFAAILQDHESSDIDALELREELKVLSTLLKPGIGPKETLKFIGRQLLP; from the coding sequence ATGGAAATGTTTGaaaaaacgaaagcatattttgaaacctgcagaacagaagaaaactttgtgtctttcttgacggattccaaagaattggctgcagaattagagctagaagatctaacaTTACCACGGATAAGTGTTTCCCGGCGACGAAGTAAGAAGCCAATACACTTTACCTATCAAGGAAGGAATGAGACAATAGATGACCCACCAAAACGCTATAAGATTGAATTCTACTATTATCTTTTAGATATAGTAACCACATCTTTGGATAGGAGATTCAATCAGCTGAAAtctcattgtgattattttgattttctctacaTCGACGAGCTGAAGAATGCACATCCTGACAGCCTGGACACAAAGTGTAGAAACTTCGCAGCGATTTTGCAAGATCATGAGTCAAGCGACATTGatgcactggagttgagggaagaGCTAAAAGTGCTTTCAACGTTGTTGAAACCTGGAATAGGTCCAAAAGAGACTCTAAAGTTTATAGGAAGACAACttttgccctaa
- the LOC124555929 gene encoding uncharacterized protein LOC124555929 produces MAGKEDDLASECVQITEQVKNQTEQLKTEVANHVTRIKHFKINTSASSKQVEDVSTKHEEEVGGFLREKDGHITEKLDSTLKRAIQQIISEVYAEQNTSVRTAKNKLDHIRKTLTQDLSHKGKPPIRLIAIIHFLGQQCLPLSGSTDTLFQTDNGNFLKLVELFGKFDTVMMEHLHRTKQGENKGHHYLENETQNEIIHLIGSSTTNKILLMMKSAKYYSIILDCTPDISKVEQMTVVVRFVQETKTRRGTMSEFRSISWDFFQCPILQAPL; encoded by the exons AGTTGAAAACCGAAGTTGCTAATCACGTAACCAG AATAAAACACTTTAAAATCAACACTTCTGCAAGTAGTAAACAAGTGGAAGATGTGTCTACCAAACACGAAGAGGAGGTAGGTGGGTTTTTAAGAGAGAAAGATGGCCATATCACAGAAAAGTTAGATTCAACGTTAAAAAGGGCGATACAACAAATTATTTCTGAAGTATATGCAGAGCAAAACACTTCAGTGCGGACGGCTAAAAATAAGTTAGATCACATACGGAAGACTTTGACCCAAGATTTGTCTCACAAGGggaagccgccaatt CGCTTAATAGCAATAATTCATTTCCTCGGTCAGCAATGTCTGCCTTTGAGTGGAAGTACAGATACACTCTTTCAAACTgacaacggaaacttcttgaaactcgttgaattattcggaaagttcgacactgtgatgatggagcacctgcacagaacaaagcaaggtgagaacaagggtcatcattatcttgaaaatgaaacacagaatgaaataattcaTCTTATTGGATCATCTACAACCAACAAAAttctattaatgatgaaatctgctaagtattacagtataattctggactgcacaccagatatttcaaaagttgagcagatgacagttgtggtacgtttcgtccaggagacGAAGACTCGACGGGGTACGATGTCCGAATTCAGGAGCATTTCCTGGGATTTCTTCCAGTGCCCGATTCTTCAAGCTCCACTTTGA